TAAAGAAAATGGATTTAATCGTTACTGCCGTTGGTCAGCCCGGTCTGATTACCAACCACGCTATCGCGAGTGGAAGTGTTGTTATCGATGCCGGGACAGCTTCAGAAAGTGGAATTTTAAAGGGCGACGTCGCGGACGAAGTTTATGAATGTGAGGACATAACAATTACACCAAAAAAGGGTGGGGTCGGACCGTTAACGGTTTCGGCCCTGTTTGACAATACATTGAGGGCAGCACGTGCTAGAGTAGGGCGCATATGAGCACAGTAAGGGGTATACTCGAGCAGTTCCTGCGCCAATTCGAGGCGTCTTATGAATCGTTGAACCGGATTGAAATTTCCCGCTCGGCCTTTTTACACAACTTCGATTTACTTAAAAATTTATTTAAGGCCAAGCATGTCATCCCCGTGCTTAAAAGTAACGCCTACGGCCACGGTTTTGAAACTATATTAAAGATTCTAGAAGATCGGGATGTTCCGTGTGTAGCTGTTGATGGCTACCATGAAGCTCTGGAGGTTAGGGCGATTAGTGACGTCGACGTCTTGGTTATGGCTACGGTACTGCCCGAGAATTTTAGTAAAATTGAGACTCGCCACACCATCTACGTCATCCAAGATATGTCGGTTTTGAATGTTATGACGAATGGCCGAAGAAGTGTCCGCATTCATCTTGAGTTTGACACCGGTATGAACCGTCAAGGTTTTGATCTCTTGGAGCTTAAGGACGTACTGCAAATTCTGAAGGATAATCCGCAAATTGAGCTCGAAGGTGTTATGACTCACTTTTACGACGCTAATCAACCGGGTCGCCAGTCGATAGATGAGCAGTTAAGGCAATTTGACGATATTGTCAGCCGGATTAAAAAAGCGGGATTTAAACCGCAATATATTCACGCCGCAAAAACCAGCGGCTTCAGCCGTTATAAAAGCCAGCATTTAAACACCATCAGGCCAGGCGCAGGCTTGTACGGAATCAATCCCTTCAGCGATACCGCTTCAGACTGGCATAAAAAGTTATCCGAGCTTAAACCGGTTTTATCTATGTACAGTCGACTTGTGAAAATCCGACAGATCGAAAAAGGCACCGGAGTCGGCTATGGCCATACCTTTACGGCTGGTCGAAAAACTAAACTTGGTATTTTGCCAGTTGGCTATTATGAAGGAATTAACGAAACACTGGGTAATGCCGGTAGTCTGCGCTATCGTTCTGTGGCGGTACCGATTGTCGGTAAAATTTGCATGAACCACGTGCATCTTGACTTGACCGACACCAAGGCCAAATTGTGGGAGGAGATAGAAGTCATTAGCGCTGATCCTTCCGCGCCTAACAGTCTGAAACGCTGGTGGCAGGACCATGGCCTTTACCCGTATATTAGCGCGGTTAGGCTGTCGCCGCATATTCGCCGCCGAATAGTCGATTAATGTCTTGTTAGAGCCGAGCGCAGTACTTTTTAACTCCGTAGGGGCATTCTATAGAATGCCCCTACGGAGTTAAGCCTGACTACTACTTAAAAAGATGAATAATTGGGAAAGAAACTAAGCCGCTGGTTGGAGTATTTAATTCCGGCTTCAAGTAGTTCTTTATGCAGTTTATCCATCATTTCTTCCGGTCCGGATAGATAGATTATTCGTTGGGCCATGTCCGGCACGAGCGCGGTTAATTTTTTTACATCCAAACGAAATCTGGCAGAGGGCGATAATTTCAAACCATCGCCGATAAAGTTAATAGACTCATTGAACAAAAAATTTCCTGGCCGGGCAGAATAGACCAATTTTATTAAATCCATCGGATAGGACGCATCGTGTTTAATTGAAAGCAGGATGGAGCGGTATGGAGTGATGCCAATACCACCGGCGACTAGCAAGACCGGTGACGCCAATTTTGGTAAGTTGAAATTGCCCATCGGCGGGGAGATATTAACCGATTGACCGGGGCTCAGATTAGCCAAGTGATGCTTGAACTCGCTGCGCGGGTGGGGCAGACGGGTGGTAATTTGGAGGTGATTTTCATGTGGCGCGGAAGCCAAGGAAAACCACCGGCGACCCCCCTGAGGGGCGTAATCTATCTCGAGTTCGGCGTAGTCACCCGCGGTAAAGGAGTAGGCCGGCGGCTTTGAAAAAAAATATGACCAAACATCAGCGGTTTCCTGATGTTTGGCCGCCAACCGGCTGTTCATTTATCTGACGACTTCCTTAACCTTTTCAGCTACTTGTTTAGGCGTCATCTCGGCCTTAACAATGTAAGCCGTTACCCCCAGGCTCTCCAAGGTCGCTGGTGCTTCTTCCTTACCCATGTTGGTCAGGATGAAAACTGGTAGATCCTTGCCCCAAGCGCTGGCTCTGACTTGGGCCAGAACCTCGTCACCGTTCATCTGTGGCATCATCATATCCAGCAGAACGACGTCGGGCCGGAAGTCTTTGATGACTTTTAGTCCGACTATGCCGTTTTCGGCGACGGCGACATTATAACCTTCGGCTTCAAATTTAAGCCGATACATTTGTGAAATTGCCAGGTCGTCTTCAATAATGGCAATTTTTTGCTTGGCCATAAGTTAATCCTAACAATTAAAGATAAGTCTGCAAATTATTCTTGGGTTTTAAAAAACGAAGGCTATATATCATACAATCTATCCTTGGAGTTTTAAAACCTACGATATTGAGAGTAAATCGGTTAATCTAATATGGTTAAATAATATATGCCCAAACTTGACTTGCCCTACGGTTTTAAGGACCCGGTTAGGCTGCTGCACCGACTACACGTGGTAGCTGAGCCTAAGTGGGTTCGACGTGGCGAACTAAGAGCACTTAAGCTTTTTCACGAAATGGCAGCTCGCGTGCCAGCTTATAAGGATTTTTTAAAGTCCAATAAATTTAATTCCGACAAAGTTAAAACCATCCAAGACTTCAAACTCATTCCCGTAATAGACAAAGATAACTATTTACGAAGATATCCAAAAGAGATGTTGGTCTGGGACGGGGATTTCAGCGGAAAAAAGTGGGTCATCTCATCAACTTCTGGTTCAACTGGTGAACCATATTATTTTCCACGAGAAGAATCACAGGACTGGCAGTATGCGGTTTTGGCTGAGATGTACTTGCGCCATAATTTTGATATTGATAAAAAAAGCACGTTATACATTGTGGCATTTCCAATGGGTGCCTGGATTGGCGGCTTATTTACCTATGAAGCATTAAAAATTCTAGCCGAACGGGGCGACTATGACTTAAGTGTAATCACACCGGGTATCCATAAAATCGAAGTGATCAACGCAATTAAGCAACTTGGTTCGAAATTTGATCAAATAATTATCGGATCATATGCTCCATTTTTGAAAGATATTTTGGACGACGGCACCAGAGCTGGAATAAAATGGCGGGACTACGATCTCGGGTTTATTTTTTCAGCCGAATCGTTTAGTGAAAATTTTCGAGATTTCATTATCAAGAGAGCCGGACTAAAAAATCCACTGTCGTGTTCGTTGAATCATTACGGTACTGTCGATATGGGTACGATGGCGCACGAGACACCGATTTCAATAGCAGTTCGTCGCCGGGCGTTCGCCGATGATAAACTGCGACAACTTTTGTTTCCTGAGCCTGTTAAGCAGCCAACCTTTGCCCAGTACATACCAGAATTGTTTTATTTCGAAGAGCAAGATTACAATTTGATTTGCAGTGCCTACAGCGGTATACCGTTGGTCCGCTATAACCTGAAAGACTACGGTGGTCTATGCACTAAGCAACAAGTTATAAACGCACTCGAACAAACTGGTCAAAGTGTCGACAGCCTGCTACACCGTGACAAAATTAACAAAAAATCCTGGAACTTACCTTTCGTGTATGTTTATGAGCGGAACGATTTTTCAATTAGCTACTATGCTTTCCTGGTCTATCCAGACACCATCAGACGTGCTTTGCAAAATCACAAACTCCATAAATATATGACGGGCAAGTTCACCGCTTTAGTGGAATACGATAACGATGGCCGGCAAAAACTTAAGGTACACGCCGAATTACGGTTTGGCCAAAAACCCATGCCTTCTCTTATTCAGAAAGTAAACAAACTTGTGCACGACAGCCTATTTAATGACAGCTCCGAGTATCGGGAATTATTTAGGATGATCGGCGAAGTCTCGAAACCGGAGATCATAACTTGGCCTTATGAAGATCCGACATACTTTAAACCTGGCACCAAGCAGAAATGGGTTATTAAATGAACGCCTCTAGTTTTCGGCTATTCTATCCAAAAGACATTAACGAGCAACAGCTTAACCGCTTAAGCAAAAGCAATCCTAACCTGATCATCAAAGACCTGGTGCAAAGCGGCCAACTGGATGAGCTTGCAAAAGTCCTAGCGCCAACGGCAGTCAAAAAGACCAGGACAGTTTTGGCGGCCAAATATGCTGACGAATTTGCGAGTGGAACCTGGGTACATACGCCGTGGCACAACCAAATTAGTAGAATTGTTGATGAAGTTGACTATTTGTCTTTGATGACAAATCGTAATCGGGAGTTAATAACCAAGGTTGAGCAGACTAAACTATATAATTCTACGATAGGAATTGTTGGCTTGTCTGTTGGTGCTGGGGTTGCGAAGGCGCTTGTCAGAAGCGGCGCTAGTCAGCACATCAAGATCGCTGACTTTGATTCGATTGAAGCTACGAACATGAATCGGTTGGATGTTTCTTTCGTAGAAATCGGTCAAACCAAACTGGATTCACTTTGCCGGCAAATGCTCGATGTCAACCCATATATCCAGATACACCAGTTCGGTGAAGGATTAAAAGATGAGAACATTGATAGTTTTTTTAGCGATGAGAAAAAACTTGACTTAATAATCGATGAAATTGATGATTTCCAGACGAAGCTCAAGATTCGTCAGAAGGCACGAGAATACAGCGTACCAGTCATGATGATGACGTCTTTAGGGGACAATCTTTTGGTAGACGTAGAGCGGTATGATAAGGATGGACAAGTTCTTTTCAACGGTGTGTTTGGCCAAAGAAGTGAATCAGAAATAGAGCGGATCATAACAAACGGCAGCCAACAGGAACTTGCGGTCATCTTGGTTGATAAAAAACACGTGCCGAAAAGAGCTTTGGGATCATTAGGGAAGATAGGCCATACCCTAGTGGGGCGGCCACAATTGTTCAGCACAGTATCAGTTGGGGCGGGGTTGGGGGTGTTTTTGGCCAAGCGGTTACTATTAGAAATCCTACCCTCAGGGCGATACTTCATAAACTTTCCTCGACTGTTCAGCCTTGACGATGACTTTGACGGACAGATGGCCCAAACGGTACGTTATGAGTAGACAAAGAGTAAACTTATTGGACATAGATCATCAGGCATTTTCAAAGCTGGATAATCGAAGCAAAATTTTACATGTCTTGAGGCTAGCAGTCTTAGCGCCATCAACCCACAACACTCAACCATGGATGTTTGAAATTTCTGGCGGCAATAGGTGTCGTTTGTTGTTAGACCCTGAGCGAAGCTTACCAATGGCCGATTCAGAGCTTAAGTATTCATATATCAGTTTGGGAGCGTTGTTAACCAACCTTCATTATGCGGGTAAATACTATGGCTTAGTAAAAAGTATTAAAGTTCAGACGGGCAGCGGCAATCAGGTGGCATTAATTCTTTTTGATAACGAGACCCTACGCCCCGATAACACTTTGCGACCATACATAAGAGCAATGATTGACAGGCAGAATTTTCGAGGACAATTTGATGACAGGCCGGTTTCGATTACCGAACTCAGTGATATGCTTGATTTATCGGATAAAAACGATCATAACATTGGCGTTTTTTCATCGCAACAATCTGAAACCACGGCGGAGATAGCCCGGCTAACAGCTCAAGGACTACAAAAAGCGTATAGTAATCGTCAGTTCCGAGTAGAGGTAGCGAAGCATTTAAATTTCAATAAATCGAAAAAAACTAGAGGAATGCACGGCTATACATTGAGGATGAACAACATACAGTCGCTCTTTTTACCCTGGCTACTCAAGATCAAGGACTTAGGGCCTAAATTGGCCCGACTCAATGAGTCGAGTATTCGAAGTTCGAAAGCAGTTGTGGTGCTGGCAACGAAAGCCAATAACGCCCAGTCATGGGTACGAACTGGCCAGACGCTAGAAAGATTACTTCTAAGAGCCGCCCAGCAAGACATCAGAACTAGCATATTCGTCGCATCTTTAGAATTATCGGACAGTCGCGAGCAAATTAAGAAACGTCTGGGAATTAATACGTCTTATACGCCTCACGTTTTGTTTGTGCTCGGCCGTTCATCCGAAAGGATTAGTTATAGCCATCGTGAACGACCGGAGAAACTAGCACGCTTTCTGTAGCAGACTTGAGAAAATGACAGTAGAATAAGCATAAGCTTATATGTTCGGTTTCATAGTTTTGTCTGTAGCCAGCCTCGCCAATCTGTTAGTTGGGCTATTCGTGCTACTCAATAATCCAAAGAAGACCCTAAACCGTCAGTTCTTCATTTTAACCCTAACACTTATCGGCTGGACGACAGCTAATCAACTATCGTTGTTCTTTGAAGACTCGCAACAGGTATTTGTAGCAGTCAATTGGATTCTGTTCTTTGTAGTCATTCAAAACACGATGTTTTTTGAATTTACGAGGACATTCATTGGCAGTGGAAGAGGAGTATTTTCATCCGCGGCTAACGTGACTTTCTTAATCGCAAGCTCAGTAACGGCAGCGCTAGCGGCTCAACATCATTTTTTTGATAGTTTTACTATTAACGCCAAGAACACCATCAGCCCGGTGCCGAGTCCGTTTTTAGCAGTGTTTATGGCTCATGCAATATTTTCTATTACAGCTAGTCTATGGGGTATCTCTCGCAGCTATAAGCATTCGCTGCGCATTACAAAAAGGCAAGCTGCTATGTTGTTGGTATCAAGTCTGGTGCTGTTTGTAGTCGTGCCCATAACTAATTTTATTGTGCCAATATTTTTTAATAACCAGTTATTTTTTAGCCTCTCTCCTGTATATGCTCTCGCCTTTGCTCTGATAATTGCCTACTCGATATTCCGTCACAAGCTTTTTGATATACGATCTTTGGTAGCTCGTTCAGTGGCGTACGCTGGACTGCTGGCCAGCGTAGCTGCTGTTTATGCCGTTGTATCTACGGTCGCTACCAGCTTTCTAAACTATCTAGGGCTGCCTAATACACTCGGAGTAGCCACTAATGTATCACTGGTTTTTTTACTTGCACTTAGCTTTCAGCCATTAAAGGCATATTTTGACAGAACCACCAACCGAATGTTCTTCAGAGACGCGTATGTCACACAAGAGGTTTTGGATCGGTTGAGCTCATTGCTGGCCACAGAGATTGACCTGAAGTTAATAACCAATGAAAGTTCTAAGATCATTGCTAACAATCTCAGGCCACTCCATCTTAGATTTGTCGTATTTAAAGACGGCGAAACGTACCTGGATGACACCATCGGTCACCCACCGAAACACAAGCTTGAGAGAAAGATGCTAAATGCATTCGATAAAGTCTTGGTTCAAAAAGACAACACGCAAGACAAAAAACTTAGAGAGACGCTAAGCGCTTTTGATACGGAGGTGCTTCTAAAGCTCCGAACAAACGAGGAGACGGTTGGCGCGATTTTGCTGGGTCCCAAGCAGAGCGGGACCGTTTACTCCAAACAAGACATAGATTTCTTGACGATTAGCGAGAAAGAACTAGCCATAGCCGTTCAAAACTCCAGATACTTTGAACAGATTCACGAATTCAACCTGACACTA
This genomic stretch from Candidatus Saccharimonadales bacterium harbors:
- a CDS encoding bifunctional methylenetetrahydrofolate dehydrogenase/methenyltetrahydrofolate cyclohydrolase — translated: KKMDLIVTAVGQPGLITNHAIASGSVVIDAGTASESGILKGDVADEVYECEDITITPKKGGVGPLTVSALFDNTLRAARARVGRI
- the alr gene encoding alanine racemase, with protein sequence MSTVRGILEQFLRQFEASYESLNRIEISRSAFLHNFDLLKNLFKAKHVIPVLKSNAYGHGFETILKILEDRDVPCVAVDGYHEALEVRAISDVDVLVMATVLPENFSKIETRHTIYVIQDMSVLNVMTNGRRSVRIHLEFDTGMNRQGFDLLELKDVLQILKDNPQIELEGVMTHFYDANQPGRQSIDEQLRQFDDIVSRIKKAGFKPQYIHAAKTSGFSRYKSQHLNTIRPGAGLYGINPFSDTASDWHKKLSELKPVLSMYSRLVKIRQIEKGTGVGYGHTFTAGRKTKLGILPVGYYEGINETLGNAGSLRYRSVAVPIVGKICMNHVHLDLTDTKAKLWEEIEVISADPSAPNSLKRWWQDHGLYPYISAVRLSPHIRRRIVD
- a CDS encoding response regulator, which translates into the protein MAKQKIAIIEDDLAISQMYRLKFEAEGYNVAVAENGIVGLKVIKDFRPDVVLLDMMMPQMNGDEVLAQVRASAWGKDLPVFILTNMGKEEAPATLESLGVTAYIVKAEMTPKQVAEKVKEVVR
- a CDS encoding ThiF family adenylyltransferase, translating into MNASSFRLFYPKDINEQQLNRLSKSNPNLIIKDLVQSGQLDELAKVLAPTAVKKTRTVLAAKYADEFASGTWVHTPWHNQISRIVDEVDYLSLMTNRNRELITKVEQTKLYNSTIGIVGLSVGAGVAKALVRSGASQHIKIADFDSIEATNMNRLDVSFVEIGQTKLDSLCRQMLDVNPYIQIHQFGEGLKDENIDSFFSDEKKLDLIIDEIDDFQTKLKIRQKAREYSVPVMMMTSLGDNLLVDVERYDKDGQVLFNGVFGQRSESEIERIITNGSQQELAVILVDKKHVPKRALGSLGKIGHTLVGRPQLFSTVSVGAGLGVFLAKRLLLEILPSGRYFINFPRLFSLDDDFDGQMAQTVRYE
- a CDS encoding ATP-binding protein produces the protein MFGFIVLSVASLANLLVGLFVLLNNPKKTLNRQFFILTLTLIGWTTANQLSLFFEDSQQVFVAVNWILFFVVIQNTMFFEFTRTFIGSGRGVFSSAANVTFLIASSVTAALAAQHHFFDSFTINAKNTISPVPSPFLAVFMAHAIFSITASLWGISRSYKHSLRITKRQAAMLLVSSLVLFVVVPITNFIVPIFFNNQLFFSLSPVYALAFALIIAYSIFRHKLFDIRSLVARSVAYAGLLASVAAVYAVVSTVATSFLNYLGLPNTLGVATNVSLVFLLALSFQPLKAYFDRTTNRMFFRDAYVTQEVLDRLSSLLATEIDLKLITNESSKIIANNLRPLHLRFVVFKDGETYLDDTIGHPPKHKLERKMLNAFDKVLVQKDNTQDKKLRETLSAFDTEVLLKLRTNEETVGAILLGPKQSGTVYSKQDIDFLTISEKELAIAVQNSRYFEQIHEFNLTLQREVQDATSELRATNAKLKALDEAKDEFISMASHQLRTPLTSVKGYISMIMEGDAGKIAPSQKKLLEEAFASSQRMVYLIADLLNVSRLKTGKFVVEPAEIDMPRIVEEEISQLQPTAKSRRLKLTFDRPKRFPKVWLDETKIRQVMMNFVDNAIYYTPAGGQIRVTLLAKKDSIEYRVKDNGIGVPKAEQAKLFTKFYRAGNAKKARPDGTGLGLYMAGRVVASQGGAIIFESAEDKGSTFGFRFPLKSIMTKEALERQVKAAGNLAESDE